The following are encoded in a window of Ogataea parapolymorpha DL-1 chromosome VII, whole genome shotgun sequence genomic DNA:
- a CDS encoding Ribosome-releasing factor 2, mitochondrial → MILRGFNLKPSLAGHGRRLFHASPQWRATEEYKAVLLKTPLNRVRNIGIIAHIDAGKTTTTERMLYYSGVTGRIGNVDEGDTVTDYMTQEKDRGITIQSAAVTIPWNKHKINLIDTPGHADFTFEVIRSLRVLDGAVTILDAVAGVEAQTEKVWKQAKDLAIPVVAYVNKMDREGAGFGRTVKEIVSRLGTRVVIVNVPYFIKDQSTGRSIFEGVIDVFDKKLLLWNGPNGASDGSKVEVIDIAEDSKYPEAYQEVLKCREAAVEQLGEFDEDVINSFFETEDYMKVPTSTLKKALRKACIAGYATPVLCGASFRNIGVQPLLDAVNDYLPSPLEIKPPEVTASIIQSARSKNKKQKAEQDNSLPIKVDPRDGLVINNNHNLMTALAFKVISHPVRGIMVFVRVYSGKLQPHSTVLNSRTGEKVRIGKLLLMNADMPQEVRHLSSGSIGVITGTDQIVTGDTLVCHSVSKNPNQLPPKEKSARLLPIKVPPPVFSVSIEPASVSENRKLETCLNTLLREDPSLHLSYDEETGQNILSGMGELHLEITKDRLISDMKVNAEVGEVRVTYKETITSPTGYYTGVSPDGYEIELSLDSFEGPIEDLDLPEEGVFYLEQDDNVVIIEPEGIPSVVKKALNAEIWSLPVSYETIINGILSGVTGALQMGGRHARLPLHSMIVRVRRWMIHPEANNMSPLISITRTTILDALASLDDKAATLLEPIMKVLVYVSDEDLGPVSQDLMSARNAKITGIEDEASASSTDAIHWAKEQAEKTYVPHDPTLGYMKKTHASGNKIIKAEAPLREMIGYLTKLRSLTRGRATYDMEFVGMQRTPPDRLRKILEQ, encoded by the coding sequence ATGATTTTACGAGGCTTCAATTTGAAGCCATCTTTGGCAGGACATGGACGGCGGCTTTTCCACGCCTCACCACAATGGAGGGCAACGGAGGAATACAAAGCTGTCCTTTTAAAGACACCATTGAACAGGGTGCGCAACATCGGAATCATAGCCCACATCGATGCTGGTAAGACAACCACAACAGAAAGAATGCTATATTATAGTGGTGTCACAGGACGCATCGGAAATGTCGACGAAGGAGATACAGTTACAGACTATATGACTCAGGAAAAAGATCGAGGAATCACCATACAATCAGCCGCCGTGACCATTCCGTGGAATAAGCACAAAATCAATCTGATAGATACTCCAGGTCACGCCGATTTCACCTTCGAGGTGATAAGATCTTTGAGGGTTCTTGATGGAGCGGTGACCATCTTGGATGCTGTGGCAGGTGTTGAAGCTCAGACAGAGAAAGTCTGGAAACAAGCAAAAGACTTGGCTATCCCAGTGGTGGCTTACGTGAACAAGATGGATAGAGAAGGTGCAGGTTTTGGGCGCACAGTGAAAGAAATCGTTAGTAGGTTAGGGACTAGAGTGGTAATTGTGAATGTGCCCTATTTCATCAAGGACCAATCGACAGGCCGGAGTATCTTCGAAGGAGTTATAGACGTGTTTGACAAAAAGCTGCTCTTATGGAACGGTCCAAATGGGGCCTCTGATGGAAGCAAAGTTGAAGTGATAGATATTGCTGAGGATTCCAAATATCCAGAGGCTTACCAAGAGGTGCTTAAATGCAGGGAAGCTGCAGTGGAACAACTGGGTGAGTTTGACGAAGATGTGATCAACTCATTTTTTGAGACGGAGGATTATATGAAGGTCCCAACTTCAACACTAAAAAAAGCTCTGAGGAAAGCTTGTATTGCAGGATATGCAACTCCTGTGCTTTGTGGTGCAAGTTTTAGAAACATCGGTGTGCAACCTTTACTAGATGCAGTCAACGACTATCTTCCGTCTCCACTAGAAATCAAGCCTCCAGAGGTAACCGCCTCTATTATCCAAAGTGCAAGATCAAAGAAtaaaaaacagaaagcagaACAGGACAACTCGCTTCCAATCAAGGTGGATCCCAGGGATGGACTAGTCATCAACAATAATCACAATTTGATGACGGCTCTTGCTTTCAAGGTGATTTCGCACCCTGTCAGAGGAATCATGGTATTTGTTAGAGTCTACAGTGGAAAATTGCAACCGCATTCTACTGTTTTGAATAGTCGAACCGGGGAAAAGGTGCGTATTGGCAAATTGTTGCTAATGAATGCGGATATGCCTCAGGAAGTAAGACATCTCTCAAGTGGTAGCATTGGGGTAATAACGGGAACCGACCAGATAGTCACCGGAGATACCTTGGTTTGCCATTCAGTATCCAAGAACCCTAATCAATTGCCTCCAAAGGAGAAATCTGCACGTCTTCTACCTATCAAAGTTCCTCCCCCTGTGTTCTCCGTTTCTATAGAGCCGGCTTCTGTTTCGGAAAACAGAAAGCTGGAAACATGTTTGAATACTTTGCTGCGTGAGGATCCAAGTTTGCATCTGAGCTACGATGAAGAGACAGGTCAGAATATTCTTTCTGGAATGGGTGAGCTGCATTTGGAAATCACCAAGGATAGATTGATAAGCGATATGAAGGTGAATGCTGAGGTGGGCGAAGTCAGAGTGACGTATAAAGAAACCATTACTTCCCCGACAGGGTATTACACAGGAGTTTCGCCGGATGGCTACGAAATTGAACTTTCTTTAGACTCATTCGAAGGCCCAATTGAAGACTTGGATTTACCAGAGGAAGGGGTGTTTTATCTAGAGCAAGACGACAATGTCGTGATTATCGAACCAGAAGGCATCCCAAGCGTTGTCAAGAAAGCCCTAAACGCGGAGATATGGTCTTTGCCGGTCTCCTATGAAACCATTATTAACGGTATTTTGTCCGGTGTCACAGGTGCGTTGCAGATGGGTGGCCGGCATGCTAGGCTTCCATTGCATTCGATGATTGTTCGGGTCCGTAGGTGGATGATCCATCCAGAAGCGAACAACATGTCCCCACTTATCAGCATTACTAGGACGACAATTCTGGATGCCCTGGCCTCTCTCGATGACAAAGCTGCAACGTTATTGGAGCCAATAATGAAAGTTTTAGTTTACGTTAGTGACGAAGACTTGGGACCCGTTTCGCAAGATTTGATGAGCGCGAGAAATGCAAAGATTACAGGAATTGAAGATGAAGCTAGCGCGTCGAGTACCGATGCAATACATTGGGCCAAAGAGCAAGCCGAAAAAACATATGTTCCTCACGACCCTACTTTGGGCTACATGAAGAAAACGCATGCCTCTGGTAATAAAATCATTAAGGCTGAGGCACCTTTGAGAGAAATGATTGGCTATCTAACCAAATTGAGATCGCTCACCAGAGGCCGAGCTACCTATGATATGGAGTTTGTTGGCATGCAAAGAACACCGCCCGACCGACTACGCaagattttggagcagTGA
- a CDS encoding Translation initiation factor eIF-2B subunit alpha — protein sequence MTSNDFDIKETYLKFLEEDPEITMPVAAIESLLTMLKIKQPSTSSELINLLSDATTQLKTSIPNAISLSAGCDLFTRFVLRNTHLYSDWEACRTHLVENGQLFLQRAKESREMIAQVGLKFIQDDDTVLVHGYSRVVHHLLVHAKQKFVRFRVFVTEARVDQSTNDGIRMADALKLEGIPVCMINDSQVGYVLNKVDKVFMGAEGVSESGGIINRIGSYQIGVLAHNANKPLYVVSESHKFVRMFPLSPDDLPVPSENALTFSTDTNDGFNGHHHVDFTPHQYVTALISDLGVLTPSAVSEELIKMWYG from the coding sequence ATGACATCTAATGACTTCGACATAAAGGAAACCTATctcaagtttcttgaggaGGATCCGGAAATAACCATGCCAGTGGCTGCCATTGAAAGTTTGCTTACCATgttgaaaatcaagcagcCTTCCACCTCTTCGGAACTCATAAACCTTCTGTCAGACGCTACAACACAGTTGAAAACATCCATACCAAATGCTATATCTCTATCTGCAGGCTGCGATCTGTTCACGAGATTTGTTCTGCGAAACACACATCTATATTCGGATTGGGAAGCTTGTCGCACCCATCTGGTCGAGAACGggcagctgtttctgcaaagAGCTAAGGAGAGCAGAGAGATGATAGCGCAAGTGGGTCTCAAGTTCATTCAAGATGATGATACAGTTCTTGTTCATGGTTATTCAAGAGTGGTTCACCATCTGTTGGTTCACGCAAAACAGAAATTTGTGCGGTTTCGCGTATTTGTTACAGAAGCGAGGGTAGATCAGAGCACAAATGATGGAATAAGAATGGCGGACGCATTGAAGCTTGAAGGAATACCTGTTTGCATGATCAATGACTCCCAGGTGGGCTAtgtgctcaacaaggtggaTAAAGTATTTATGGGAGCAGAAGGTGTCTCCGAGAGTGGAGGAATTATAAACAGAATAGGTTCTTATCAAATTGGAGTTTTAGCACACAATGCAAACAAGCCTCTATATGTTGTCTCTGAGTCACACAAATTTGTCAGAATGTTTCCGCTTTCTCCTGATGACCTTCCTGTGCCGTCAGAAAACGCATTGACTTTCTCCACCGACACCAATGACGGCTTCAATGGCCACCATCACGTCGACTTCACGCCTCATCAGTACGTCACTGCTCTTATTTCCGACTTGGGAGTTTTAACTCCTTCAGCAGTTTCCGAAGAACTCATCAAAATGTGGTACGGATAA
- a CDS encoding Nucleolar protein 13 produces MPEKRKAAELEELEIKLDEKAPLSKKEARLLKKGKKSIDEIQAKKAIVVPVEEPKTAKKEPENKAKIGVWIGNLAYDTTREDIISFLVRKSEEMEPAITENDITRVNIPKKTAHKIKGFAYIDFKSQEHVETAIALSEQELNGRRLLIKDANSFEGRPQKAEEPLSKNPPSRVLFVGNLSFDTTEELLEEHFRHCGEIVRIRMATFEDSGKCKGFCFIDFKDIEGPTNALKDKTVRKLINRPLRLEYGEDRSARKVGKRAADRPTIAEDTGERQLPQRQTEHKVVARERSLGFQTKKHNFEKNGRYSTHHDPSKRVASSVALANAPRQSAAIVEPKGKKIKFD; encoded by the coding sequence ATGCCAGAGAAACGAAAAGCCgcagagctcgaggagctggaaatcAAACTTGATGAAAAAGCACCTCTATCGAAAAAGGAGGCGAGATTGCTCAAGAAAGGAAAAAAGTCTATCGATGAAATACAGGCGAAAAAAGCTATCGTTGTTCCTGTGGAGGAACCTAAGACTGCTAAGAAAGAGCCTGAAAACAAGGCTAAAATAGGTGTCTGGATTGGAAACCTTGCGTATGATACAACCAGAGAGGACATAATCAGTTTTTTGGTTAGAAAGAGTGAGGAAATGGAACCAGCTATTACCGAAAACGATATCACTAGAGTTAATATTCCCAAGAAGACCGCACATAAAATTAAAGGTTTTGCTTACATTGACTTCAAATCACAGGAACATGTGGAAACAGCCATTGCTTTATCTGAGCAAGAACTGAATGGACGCAGATTGCTCATAAAAGATGCCAACTCTTTCGAAGGAAGACCTCAGAAGGCTGAAGAACCACTATCCAAAAATCCACCCTCCAGAGTTCTATTTGTTGGAAATCTCTCATTTGATACGACAGAagagcttttggaggagcATTTCAGACACTGCGGAGAAATTGTTCGAATCCGAATGGCTACGTTTGAGGATTCAGGAAAGTGCAAAGGATTTTGCTTCATCGACTTCAAGGACATCGAGGGCCCAACTAATGCTCTGAAAGACAAGACCGTGCGCAAACTAATCAACAGACCTCTAAGACTGGAATACGGCGAAGATAGGTCTGCTAGAAAAGtcggaaaaagagctgcAGATAGACCGACAATTGCAGAGGACACAGGAGAGAGGCAATTGCCTCAAAGACAAACAGAACACAAGGTTGTTGCAAGAGAGAGAAGCCTGGGATTCCAAACCAAGAAACACAACTTCGAAAAAAATGGTAGATATAGCACGCATCATGACCCGTCCAAAAGAGTCGCCTCTTCAGTGGCATTGGCGAACGCCCCAAGACAGAGCGCAGCCATAGTCGAGCCTAAGGGTAAGAAGATTAAATTTGATTAA
- a CDS encoding Replication factor A protein 2, whose translation MSGYQPYNNYTSDGTGYGNYNGNETSSSQTRSAVTQSLIPVTIKEINDASQSGPDAPFQTHGLELYYVAFVGIIRELDASQAQSTMLKIEDGTGMVSVRKWNDEEGNESDSFATGEYVKVVATIREFSGKKQIQTQTVQKIQDFNEIPYHFLSAIKVYLDNSGSTIVGKHSTSANGDSSLFVGNGSGDGANSPLEKIFEFVQENSAVMTDGVPLQLIAQNFNISIEDAESKIATLVDDGRIYNGSDDTNFLAV comes from the coding sequence ATGAGCGGATATCAACCGTACAACAATTACACCTCTGACGGGACCGGATACGGCAACTACAATGGAAATGAGACATCAAGTTCTCAGACACGATCTGCTGTCACTCAGTCGCTCATTCCGGTCACTATAAAAGAGATCAACGATGCCAGCCAGTCTGGACCAGACGCACCTTTCCAGACCCATGGGCTAGAATTATATTACGTTGCCTTTGTGGGCATCATCAGGGAACTCGATGcttctcaagctcaatCAACCATGTTGAAGATTGAAGACGGAACAGGAATGGTGTCGGTGAGAAAGTGGAATGACGAAGAAGGGAATGAATCAGACTCGTTCGCGACCGGTGAATATGTTAAAGTAGTGGCCACCATCAGGGAATTCTCAGGCAAGAAACAGATTCAGACACAAACAgtccaaaaaattcaagaCTTCAACGAGATTCCGTACCATTTCCTCAGTGCCATCAAAGTTTACCTTGACAACTCAGGGTCGACGATAGTTGGAAAACATTCCACGAGTGCAAATGGGGATAGTTCTCTTTTCGTTGGCAACGGAAGTGGTGATGGCGCAAATTCTCCTCTTGAGAAGatttttgagtttgttcAGGAAAACAGTGCTGTGATGACTGACGGTGTTCCTCTGCAACTTATTGCACAGAATTTCAACATCTCCATTGAAGACGCAGAGTCCAAGATTGCCACTTTGGTTGACGACGGCAGAATTTACAATGGTTCCGACGACACTAATTTCTTGGCTGTGTAA